The sequence tagtctgtgaactcgtatcgacgagcacttcacaaccatgcatgagtcaaagctcaattccccataaacaaaaagtcaactccggcaccccttggacagtttggaccgcaacttgtttcgtccataactttcaaaccgtagctccgttttcgacgtgctaccagactacgaactcgtggcatcgtgcacttcgccacggtaccctagtcaactcaaaattcttaccgagtcaaaaagtcaacttttgacccccttcggtcaacggtcaacctcggtcaacgtgcacggattccggtgcgattcgggacggggtgttacagccttccccccttacaaaaatttcgtcctcgaaatttccgcacgtcactggaacagatacgggtactgctcacgcatctgtgcttcgggttcccacgttgcttcctcgaccaagtggttccttgccaaccaatccatgcccaacactacttcaagtccggatagatccaacaggatcaggtctgtttccatcccttgatctgtgaaatcgtcgggcgtagtcctggctccctgctgcgtcatagcaaacacccggccttgacttgtctgctggggtctccttcctctacctcgactcgatcctgcagacggctgtactgatcccgaagaaactcctactggctgactcccctgggaactctgtcctggaaatatccccgtatgctgtgtccgtcgacctgcttctagcacactgctgctaccataagggcaatccctccttatgtggcctggctgcccacaccgaaagcataaaccatccatctgacactgcccagaatgattccccctacaaagtggacaaatccgcggagaaccaatgcgtgactgctgatacgagcttgcatccacactgatcgaatggcgagctggctggggcatgcgataactatctctcctctggaatctgcctcgtgggcttaacccatcactgtctgagcctgagctatggctcttcttagctgccccctgtcgaggtactccgctatacgaaccttcgaatgatctgcgcctcgcgggtctgtgtatctcctcctgtctctctagctcgagcgctgcatccctggcggactgataggtgggatgtactgatccagaaagggtgtagctgatgctctctttcaatccgtctatgaacctcaccttcttcgtgtgatcgtcgggaattaggtgcatgtagaattctgatagttctcggaatctcctctcgtactctgtcactgtcatgttcccctgtcgtagttcttcgaactctctccttctcgcctcacggtacgcaggaggacaaaactctatcaatggcagttgttcatcccagctaccacgaaactgcataatgcaagaccttagcatgtcttctaatgtctggattgtgcgctctgcttgtccatcagattgtgggtgaaaagcggtgctgtagttaagtcttgctcctagtgcatcagccaacttccgccatagtcgtgaagtaaagcgcggatctcgatcggagacgatggctaacggtactccatgaagacttacaatgcgctgcatgaacaactgggctaacttctcgggcgaaaaacgttctcgtaccggtaggaagtgtgccgacttggtgagacgatcaatgattacccaaatgccgtcgtaccttctaggtgtggaaggaagcttgaatacgaagtccatgttgagttcttcccacttccacacgggaatcggtaaaggttggagtagtcccgaaggcttctgtctttctgctctcacttgttgacaaatcaaacactttaatacgaagtctgccacttctctcttcataccaatccaccaataatacttaacaagcgtccggtacatcttggtacttcccggatgcatcgcatacatcgagctatgcgcctcctctaaaatctccttcttgagtcctggaatatccggaacacaaagtcgtcctttatacacgagggctccatccctccttatggaaaattccggatcaagaccttcttgtaccttgcccttaattgtcctcaacttaggatcttccatttgggtctctactatacgatccaccaacaccggtcgtacctggaagctagccatgagaactcctaaaggatgcatatgcattaacacccccatcttcttcaactccaccatgagaggtagttggatgacttggatgtgagcaagggatccagtagccttcctactcaaagcatctgccactacattcgcctaatagtgactttaacttccctcttgtgcaactttccttctcatgcccactaattaaggatagtcaaattggtccacgagaacacgatctacaagtcttggtcatagtcgaacgctaaccataaggtgcttctaaagcatgcatccttaaaccaacaaccaactctcgtaactcgatcagcaatccaaaaggtaagattagaacttaagtctaatttcctcaaatactggtatcaccaagttaaggttgagattaattcacttatcttcgattaccctcctagtacttacaattataaaacccttgctcctcattgatttaccaatagtcttaacctcgacaaacatcaatctttcttttaactaaattcatcaaggtcatgaataaaattctcaacatccaaataccattcttgaaaaccctaagttttcccaatttcaaatagattccatgaatccacacctcaagcaataagaaatttaaatcttaattctagcatcaccaccaatactatgaacaaatcactagatccttaacccacacttcttaaattctaactccgtcccaaaaatcatactccttatcattgtaaattatcaccaacaatatcaaccaccttgaatcgatgaagcaccatcaatacgaaccttaaatctccaaggaaataaaatatcaagatcttagcttctagaatgaaaataaccatgcttaaacatccaaccatgcctaaggaatcatcctcatctcattaacctcatcaaccaccaagtagaactttagtcgctatccggagctggcttgattctctaaacgctatcgtaccttctctttgtgaatgatagtttaagcacgaaatccatgtttacatctccctactttacttgtcggtgacttaagtacctttattcggatcttgcaacttcctttatcgtgccaaaccaccatgtcatccagtgagcattccatacgtcttggtacccttggggtgtatcgcatactttgaatcacgtgcttcctttaagatctgctttttgaactcaacgataccctgctttggattctcgactggcgatacttaacccttaagtcgctcttggaaaaaccataacataaaacaaataataaaatatatttttcaaatatacctaacttgcataggcaattgttaaaactccacattgaaaatcatatcttaaaatccatagcataaaataaaatatgcacgcttgtaatggaggtacgtacgacaccttctacatgttacgtaatccatgattccaactgtcgccgacactctgctaccaatacaaaccagggtggttgcctatattggccgtccaatcccctggactcgtaggcaacatgatcatggggctagctctacatggaccacattggttcgccgcctccatatggtgcagtataatatcaaacaatataacatacagatacatgtatgaacacaaaccaaaaatacttgaataaaacacctttaatttcaaataccactttgaaaagtatttaattttgataatcgatcagaaaaatatttttgacgccttgaaatcgatcgatcgacacacatccttagacaatcatctttctcctccatgaacgaaacggataccattcacgatgataagcttgaccttcaaaaagaaaaggcatcctcgaccatcgactaggccataggaatttcctgttaggctagatgatcctaattgacaccctcgaagattagagttattcaactcgggcaacgaatttacttcgagacaaacagaaagaacgctttcacacgggtaaaacgagagattaaacacggataggatgcacaacaatgcacagtcccttaggaatactagaacctagagctctgataccaactgtcaggacccgtccagaattcctcctccggaaccctagacagccctgatcccagggaaataccaccgaaccttccaacggaaaatccggcagcacctcccctaagggatttacttaccacaaatttacctgcactgaaaacacacttcaaaaatatccccttattcctcccacaaactacaaattggttccacaaattgcagcacttaaaaaaaataaatacagtaatccagtgcaaaataaatacaacaagagtgaaagaaatattacaactgcaataaaagaataacagggtacttcacgaagtaaaacagcgaggaagatcaagtccgctccgaatgaacaccgacaacctggaacctagaggaacggaatttaagagtgtgagatgctaatcatctcagtgagcgaccctgcTACTATaccagtaataagtataaataataattatttggaaataataatttctctcaaaacccttacaattctctcagttggaaaggttccccttttaaaacaatttcacaaaaccctttatccatattccccgaaaaccaaaacatcaattaaataccagaagcggtaacaattatatttttaattccaattcagtttccaaacattttatttttaaaacacagttctgaaaatcatttgatgcacccactatataccagtggcgccaacagtacccagcgtcccaaggtaccgccagacaggaggttatagaaagaaaccggcatacggtcgcgtggcgtcccactgcgccgctgctaacctggtgtcccggccaatggggggtggccaccctctccgatggcatccacaggacaccctcataatatcacctgcgcgctactcacacccacctgcgcgctaatcatatccgtgtgcacaatatccatatcacatataccatatcacataatcagaacaccagtacgtgcacggtgcatctaaaaatcataaaatccacaatttaaattataaaacaaatttcacatttttcataaacatagcgggcataatccatccgcttgaaccgggaaattctccacaatttccttataattaataccataaatcccatgattttcaaatccaccaactcccaaatccatcaattcaaatatccacatttttttccaagcataaataattctcaaaatctcataatcaaatctcataatatttcatgggcatattttataaaaattgaaatcaccaacataaccaaatattttccttgaaatatttgaaattcaaatcgtgcccaatttaccattaaaaccacaccaatttcaaaatcctcaaaaccataaaataattccacacggcataaatttgtagaattcgcattttcttaaatccaataaattcataaataattctacaataaatccaataaatatttggcacatagaaattaaattccaaatatttaattcacacataatatattcatcaattaaattccccaaaattaatttgaaggtgggtcactcacctggagcacgcaattaacccatgatccactacgggatcaattctacgactcaccggtgctcctagaacaaaattcacagacagtcaaataaattaatattttattcgggtaaataatacccggtacccggggggtcaaaacacaaacgataactaaaatttacgaattatataccgaatcgaagctcgagtgatgctaatcacagatccggtcttaatttccgatgatcgtacccgacggggttggaattttatcgggaagcttttcgggtttcggctctgcaattctcccaaaccgtcgcgaattggtggaaacggaagtcggatttgggttcaggaggtcgaacactgcggactggagctggccggaattttcgggtactcgccggaacagtaatttccggcgggccgccacgtcaccggcaaccgtcgccggaacagtaatttccgacggtggccgtttgctgtgaaattttgcagatttgtagatcgtgaggagagcaatccaacgggaccgacggtgagcaaaacggaggtcggacggcggagaaatcaccgtttgaagatttttgacccctcgccggaaaacgctccgatcccggcgcgtcggtggtccgatggccgtgatttttggtgggtaggccggacttgaggagaggatgttgggtgtatggcgcgtgtactgtagatcggccggaatagtgccgattcgcggtggccggcggtggagggagaaaaatcgccgccaaacttcggacgtccgatccgggcgcgtccggcggccgttcgccgtgaaatttggaggttttgccggaaatgaggtgggcaagctttctgtccggcgcgtgtacagtaactcggccggaacagtggcaaaatccggtggccggcggtggctctctctctctctttctctctctttctctctcttctctctctttctctctcttccccgagagtttttcaaaattaaaaccctgcatgacactgttcatgccacgtggaccaatcagaaactgacacgtggcgtttcactgttcaccgacccaaaaaaaaatattaaaataatacggtatccggtaaatttcaaacgtccataactttttaaccggatgtccgttttgagcgtgccgctagtctgtgaactcgtatcgacgagcacttcacaaccatgcatgagtcaaagctcaattccccataaacaaaaagtcaactccggcaccccttggacagtttggaccgcaacttgtttcgtccataactttcaaaccgtagctccgttttcgacgtgctaccagactacgaactcgtggcatcgtgcacttcgccacggtaccctagtcaactcaaaattcttaccgagtcaaaaagtcaacttttgacccccttcggtcaacggtcaacctcggtcaacgtgcacggattccggtgcgattcgggacggggtgttacacaaaaCCCGTCGAGAGAGAGTGAAGCGTAACAAGTAGTTTTGTCTAATATTGTTATGTctatctgtttttctttttttcttttttttaattattttttgataaggattgtttttgttcttaataaagcttgtttttaatttttgcttagTTATACTATTTAGTAAACCTTCTGATGGTAGTTGGTCACCCTTGTAGTgtttgttattataattatttttttctcacatCAGTTTTACAAAAGCTTAGTTTGATATTGTTGTTACTTCTGAAAAAATCTACTTTAGCTATGTTGGAAAAACAATCagctaaagaaaaaataatactgGAGGCACCATTTAGTCTACCAAGTTATTTACTAAGTTACATATAtcatcatttaatttatttatatttagatacACTTATCCTTTTAAGGGttgacttatttttatttaggttatatttagatattaaccaatcaaaaataatatacttGGTAAATAATTTAGTAGACTAGATGGTACCTATAACATTactcaagaaaaaaattagttaagtTTTGGTAACCAATCATTTCATAATTGTTGtacattttaaaattagtaTTTGAGCGCGTAGTAACTAATAATTACTTTAACTGTATATAAAATTAGTATCTTCaattataaacaattaaaaaagttaaaatcagaATTTCAAAAGCAAGACTTTTATTGCTTTTCAAAATCTGCTATTAGATGATAtagatttttgtaaaattttaattttttttttcttttaactttacaaAACAGATAaactagttttaaattttttgataataagTTTTAAAGCTCCAAAAACAAGTCCAAATGAAGCTAGATCTTTGGATAGACCACATGgagtatttattttcaaaagagtTTTGTTATTTGTCGTTAGTATTGATAATCAACAGTGGAACCATTGTTGACATAATGTAGATACATAGTTTCACACCACCATGTTGAATCAACTCCGAGCAAGatttttgcaaaataaaaacacaTGAAGGCTTCTAGGGTACCGATATTGTGCCGACCAAACACGCTTTGATGCTCAAGTTAGACAGTGATCTAGCATTCACTTAGTTGGGTGTTGATTCTCCTACCTTTTTATAAGAACTAGAATCCTTGGTCCTCAAGAAATACATCTTACCAATCCCTAATGGACTTGGACCATATAGCTTCAAACTTAGAAAAAGTTTCCTTATGTCCTAGGttcttgtttccttttctcaaGTTGATTCTTGGGAACTCAAATATGTAAAGTTTTCGTAGTAATTTTTGTATATGTTCCTTAATCACAACAAGCAAATTTCCTTAATTTGGCATCATTGTTGGTTGATTCATGTTGATTTTGAGCTTGACGAGGCTTGACCACCCCAAATTAGGTTTTACTACTAAGACAGACATTGTTATCATTACTGGGTTGGACAAACTAGAATTATACTTTACATTACCCTTGGACCCAATTGTACCTGAGGCTCATCATGTAAAGACTCATGTTTGATGTTTTCACTGTCTTAATTAATTATCCGACCTCAAGTTTGGTCACAAGcctcaaaacaaaatatacCTACACAGTTAGCTTCCCCTCTTCCAAGTGAAGTGTTCAATTCAAGGAATCTATTAGTTCCAAGATTAAAGCTTCACAATTTTCTACAGATCCTTCATCATTACTCATAAAGTATGTTTGAGACTTTTCTATTGACACACTTGCCTTATGGCGACCTGTTCTTATTCTTGAAAAACATAATTATTGCTGCACTTTCACATTAAAGGTCCATTAATCCCTAcaattgatttaaatttttgaatcttCATCTCACCCATCAATCACCTCCTATTTAAACCTTGTTGCtcacttttcttcttcatttttgccTAAATTCTTAGAACTGTTTCTATTCACTTTATGTATTGAAAGAAGAATTCACATACTCTTCCAGGAATTGTTTCTACACTACTTTGATTTACTCTACAAAACACGAGCATCACTCTCCTACCAAGACTCTCTACTTTGGTTCGTAACTCACAAGTTTCAAGTTTCCTCCTTCATATGTTTCATGTGTTCTTCCTGAGTCAAttctcctttgtttttttaatctaaattttcattttaaatgaattcttgtttttgataaatattttggagAAGAACTTTTAGTTTTAAACAAAGACATTTCCCTCGGATATTTCAGAATGTCTTCCATTGTTTATGATCGTATAAACTTGTATAAACAAAGAGATGAATATCAAGTGTTTGAAGATAAGCCAGTAGGATTACTTAACTTTTGAAAATCTCTCGAGGGAGAAAGCACCTCTTATACTCAAAAGATTCCATAGATAACATATAAGCTCAAAAATTGATCTAGTTTCAAGTCGAGGCTTCTAATAAAGGAGCCATGGTTCTTGTTGAGGCTTCTACTAGGGAAGCCTTGGTTCCACTAGGAGTTAAGGATAGGACAGAGGAAGGGAAATTTGGCTTAATACCCACCCAAATAGGTGTTTAACAGTATTTACCCtatcttttgattttatttttatctacccacatttttttattattccaacTATTCCCTTACTAATAACCCATCCGCCCCAttcaatttctctctctttctctctctctctctctctttttcttcctctctttACTACCTcaccataactttcaaattcttTTCCACCAAATCAAGATATCTGTTGTtcaatacaataaaatttttttaatgaaaaaatcaCTCAGCTCAATTACTCTCTAATATTCAATCAAAAAGAGAATTAGAATGTTAATTTGTTGTAGAGATAGAGAAAGTTGTACAAGAGTTCATCAATAGAGGTCCAAAACTTGAATTTGAGGCATTAAAGCAATATTGAAGTGATGGATTTACAAGTTCATAACTCTCTCAGTCATTGAAATTCTCTTGTAAAATCTCATACACAAAGAAATCACAACCCACTCCTTAGGCAATGTCTTAGTAAACTTACGATAACCCAggtttacaaattttattttgtatttgttattttctagtgtaattttaattaaagatatttatttttatatcggGGTTGATGTTGGTTAAAGGATGATAATTATTAGGTTATTAGAATGGTTAATGAGTATTTTGAGTTTAATAAGTAATACAACGATACAACTGCTAATTAAGTTTAAATGGAATTAGTGGAATGtgacaattatatatatgcaggagaaaattcattattttccaTCATGTTTAAGTCTTAGGAATATTATCGGTGGTTGTTATCGTGACTACTGATAGGCCATTGGTAATTTAGGTTGtgcaattttatgttattttttgttaatatgttaatttgttttttttttttttcagtacaACTTCTATTATGATTATCACAAcataaataattgtaatatcaaATGgagtattattaaaaaaacaaaaattatcacatgcacaaattaagaaagaaattaCCGAAAACCCATTGGTCATACCAACAGGTGCCATTCGTAATTTTATATTAGAAAGTATATTATTCTATAGAAAAATTACCAATGAATACTCTCGAGATTACCAATAGATCATTGATAATTTTGactgtataattattttttcaaaagtgttaatttatttactttttttttcttgcatttccttatattgtttttatctaTTTCTTAAGTTGTGACTCAGTGATGGCATATACAACATAAATAATTGTAGTACCATATAGAgcattataaataaacaaaaaaaaataaaaataaaaaaaaattaccacatGCACAAATTAGCATAACAATTATCGAAAGGTATATCAAGAATACCAATGGATGCCATTGGTATATGGgagaaaccatatatatatgtggtacaCTTGCATGTATATTAAAGTGTTTGATATACCAATGTAGCTATTATTAGGTTGCAATTTGACcttagattataaatttaatatcttaTTTATCTTGATCGACTATATTTGTTAATAGCAAGCAACTATTTGGTTAGGGGTAGTTGCTATAAAGTCTTCACacatttaattatgattaagtacgcttttttcctttttacttttgATGAAAATGCATTTAACTTTATTCATTCATTATCTTCAAAATGGAAATTCCCCCTCCAAATTGAGCATTAACCtcactttttaactttttagcaCGTAAATTTATACTTAGATGATATATgtagtggccatggtgattattaagGAAAATTGTACATATCACTTTTGCAATACTCTTATGTTTATCCGATATGGAAGATAAATTCTTGTCATCACCAAACGCTTATTTGAATCTGTTAAAAAATCATGTGTAGGCTGCATCAGTCTCCCCATGGCtaattccataagcaagtggataaatttgattattcCCATTCTAATATAAT comes from Ziziphus jujuba cultivar Dongzao chromosome 6, ASM3175591v1 and encodes:
- the LOC132804158 gene encoding uncharacterized protein LOC132804158, encoding MVELKKMGVLMHMHPLGVLMASFQVRPVLVDRIVETQMEDPKLRTIKGKVQEGLDPEFSIRRDGALVYKGRLCVPDIPGLKKEILEEAHSSMYAMHPGSTKMYRTLVKYYWWIGMKREVADFVLKCLICQQVRAERQKPSGLLQPLPIPVWKWEELNMDFVFKLPSTPRRYDGIWVIIDRLTKSAHFLPVRERFSPEKLAQLFMQRIVSLHGVPLAIVSDRDPRFTSRLWRKLADALGARLNYSTAFHPQSDGQAERTIQTLEDMLRSCIMQFRGSWDEQLPLIEFCPPAYREARRREFEELRQGNMTVTEYERRFRELSEFYMHLIPDDHTKKVRFIDGLKESISYTLSGSVHPTYQSARDAALELERQEEIHRPARRRSFEGSYSGVPRQGAAKKSHSSGSDSDGLSPRGRFQRRDSYRMPQPARHSISVDASSYQQSRIGSPRICPLCRGNHSGQCQMDGLCFRCGQPGHIRRDCPYGSSSVLEAGRRTQHTGIFPGQSSQGSQPVGVSSGSVQPSAGSSRGRGRRPQQTSQGRVFAMTQQGARTTPDDFTDQGMETDLILLDLSGLEVVLGMDWLARNHLVEEATWEPEAQMREQYPYLFQ